The following coding sequences are from one Mycolicibacterium aichiense window:
- a CDS encoding alpha/beta fold hydrolase: MHYDLRLRPAQPPTPEPGAFTVHRDAVPPTPGRDGLTLGYVREGAQGGAGYPLLLLHGYPETKRIWWRNIAALAEAGYEVIAPDLRGHGDSDVSADDVYDIAAYSRDVYLLVHDVLGHDRCGVVGGDVGGVVAVDLLHRYPGFVDKLVFFDTVPPLVFDDYVAAGLDPMSILSDGPTGDYRQRQGATPDELAAELDTPDKRRRYIGEMYGHRLWASPGTFSSPDVDFMTEPFDSEERLRAGWAVYQLAHGRPVSETPIMDRKVDVPTLILYGMDDHVVGPEFVHFCEVAFTNRTGPVVLPGAGHFLQWERADLFNALVSAFFGDLRVRHELSD; the protein is encoded by the coding sequence CTCCGGAGCCCGGTGCCTTCACCGTCCACCGCGACGCGGTGCCGCCCACCCCGGGCCGGGACGGCCTGACGCTGGGCTACGTTCGCGAAGGCGCTCAAGGTGGGGCCGGGTATCCATTGCTGTTATTGCACGGCTATCCGGAGACCAAGCGAATCTGGTGGCGCAATATCGCCGCGCTCGCCGAAGCCGGCTACGAGGTGATCGCCCCGGACCTGCGCGGGCACGGTGACTCCGACGTGTCGGCCGACGACGTGTACGACATCGCGGCCTACAGCCGAGACGTCTACCTGCTGGTGCACGACGTCCTGGGTCACGACCGGTGCGGAGTCGTCGGCGGCGACGTCGGTGGGGTGGTCGCAGTGGATCTGTTGCACCGCTATCCCGGGTTCGTCGACAAGCTGGTGTTCTTCGACACCGTGCCGCCGCTGGTGTTCGACGACTATGTCGCGGCGGGGCTGGACCCGATGAGCATCCTGAGTGACGGTCCGACCGGCGACTACCGTCAGCGCCAAGGCGCCACCCCGGACGAGCTGGCCGCCGAGCTCGACACCCCGGACAAGCGGCGGCGCTACATCGGGGAGATGTACGGCCACCGGTTGTGGGCCTCGCCGGGCACGTTCAGCTCGCCCGACGTCGACTTCATGACCGAGCCCTTCGACAGCGAGGAGCGGCTGCGGGCCGGGTGGGCCGTCTACCAGTTGGCGCATGGCCGCCCGGTCAGCGAGACGCCGATCATGGACCGCAAAGTCGATGTGCCAACCCTGATCCTCTACGGAATGGACGACCACGTCGTCGGTCCGGAGTTCGTGCACTTCTGCGAGGTCGCGTTCACCAACCGGACCGGACCAGTCGTACTGCCCGGCGCCGGGCACTTCCTGCAATGGGAGCGCGCCGATCTGTTCAATGCACTGGTCAGCGCGTTTTTTGGCGACTTACGCGTCCGTCACGAGCTTTCTGACTGA
- the groES gene encoding co-chaperone GroES, which translates to MVAVNIKPLEDKILVQANEAETTTASGLVIPDTAKEKPQEGTVVAVGPGRWDEDGEKRIPLDVAEGDTVIYSKYGGTEIKYNGEEYLILSARDVLAVVNK; encoded by the coding sequence ATCGTGGCCGTGAACATCAAGCCACTCGAGGACAAGATCCTCGTACAGGCCAATGAGGCCGAGACGACCACCGCGTCGGGTCTGGTCATCCCGGACACCGCCAAGGAGAAGCCGCAGGAAGGCACCGTCGTTGCCGTCGGCCCCGGCCGCTGGGACGAGGACGGCGAGAAGCGGATTCCGCTGGACGTCGCCGAGGGCGACACCGTCATCTACAGCAAGTACGGCGGCACCGAGATCAAGTACAACGGCGAGGAGTACTTGATCCTGTCGGCCCGCGACGTGCTGGCGGTCGTCAACAAGTAG